Genomic window (Verrucomicrobiia bacterium):
AGACCCCAAAGTTGGAAACGAGAAAGAATAACATTGACCCACTCAAGGGAAGGGCAATCGTTTTTTTCATCCCCGCCGCTTGCCGCATCCCATAACCGGTGAAGAAAAGCAGTCCATACGACAGATAGACCCAGAGAAAACCGGAGTAGAAGCCCAAATAGAGGTCGGCGGCAAAAACCGCCGCCAGAGGGAGCCAGAGTTTCCGTTTATCCCCGCTCATCCCGGCCAGAAGGGCCAGGGCGCCCAGCGGGGCGAAATTGGGGGCGTGGGGCAAAAGCCGGATAAGCACGGTCAAAACGGCCAGAAAATAAATCATTTTTCCTCCTTGTTTTCCTTTTCGAACCGCCATTCAATCGTGTCGCCGGCGGCCGTTTGATACCGGTCGGAGGCGACGTCCGGCGGTTTTCCATTGACGTAATACAACCAGAACCGGCCTTCCTGGTTTTTTACGCCGTCAATCCCTTCCACAAAACTGCCGACGGATGAAGTCTTTTTTTCAACTTCGTGCGACGCTTCCAAAAGCTCCAACGCGGTTTTGCCGTCCGCGCCATAATAGCGCACCGTTAAAGTGCTGTCAACCCGGCCGGAAGGGGCCGGTTTCTCCTTCGTTCCGCAGGAAAGAGCCGCGGTCAAAAGCAGGGTCGCAAACAAGAGTTTTCGCATTTTTCTCCTTTCTTAGCGGCAGGGGAGGGGAGCGCCCAGAAAAACGTGGTTCAGCTCGCAAACCACGTCGCTTGGAGTTTTATGCCCGTCCCGGTTCAAGTCCATTTGAGAATTGCGCGGCGCGGGCGCGCAGCCCGAAAACACGCAGCCGAGCAGGGCAACCACGTCCGCCGGGGATGCCTGCCCGTCCCCGTTCAAATCGCCGGCCCGAAAGGGGTAGGCAATGTCTAATGAAACGGAGCCGTCCCCCATTTGAAAGCTGGCGACAACGGCATCGGAAGGGCCGATTTTTTTCACCGTTCCATCGGAAAAACAGGCCACGTACACCCAGCCGCTGTCGATGTCGTAAACGGCGTCCGTCGCGCCAGTGCCGACCGGAATCGGATTGCCCGGTCCGCGCTCCACGGTTTTGGTGTTCAGATTCACTTTGAAAGCGTTTCCGTTCCCCACGAAACCGCCCGCGGGAAGATAGGCAATGTTGCCGGAAGTCACGGCCGCCGTGGAGGGTTGTCCGCCGGTCAAAATGCTGTCGGTGACGGTTTGGCCGGTTGGGTCAATTATATAAAGGGAACCGGATATGGAGCCGAAGTTCCCGGTGCAGACCGCAAGCAGCTTTCCATCCGGCGTGGGTTTGACGGCCTGCGGGTTGGTGCCGACGTTGATTCGGGCGACGACCGAATCGGCCGCCGGGTCGATCACCGCCAGTTCCCCCTGCCCGTAGGAAAAATCGTTCGGATTGAAGCCGGTGTTGCAGACCCAGATTTTTCCCCGGGCAAACGCCAATCCTTCCGGCGACTGGCCGACCGGGAATTCATCCAGCACCGTTCGGGAGATGGCGTTGAACTTGGAAACCGTGTTGGTGTTGAAATTGGTCACGTACCCCGCGGCCGAATCAACCATCACCAGATTCCAGGGATTTTTGTTCGGCCCCAGTTCAATCGTTCCCAGTTCAGCCAGCGTGTTCCGGTTGAAAACCTGAATGTTGCTTTCGCCGGAATTGACGGCCAAAAGGTAATTGTCTGAAACCACAATTTGGTTTGGTATGATTCCGAGCGTTAAAAGGTGATTGGAAACGGTGCCGCTGTCCAGAATGATACGGCTGGCGGTCTCCGCCAGCCCGTTGGCCACCCAGAGCCGGGCGCTTTGACCAAAGGAAAGGTTGGGAAAAATCGCCAGCAACAGAATACCTGCCACCCGCCGTGATATTCTCACAACTGTTTTCGACATACGAATTGCCTCCTTTTCATTTTTGAGTGCGCCCAAATCTACCATTTCACTTCCGCGCCAAACCGAAAGCTTCTGCCGGGCATCGGGAATAGCTCCAGAATCTCGTAGCGCCGGCCGGTGAAATTTTCCACGGCCAAACTGAAATTCCAGTCCAGCTTCCAGATTTTCGGGGAGAGGGAAAGATGCGCGTCGTAGGTTTCGTACGGCGGCAGGTATTTGGTGTTTTCCGCGCGGGTGAAGCGCTTCCCCACCCAGCGGCCGGTTAAATTCAGAACGAGTATACTGTGATTGGCTGAAATTCGGGCGTTGTGGATATGCCGCGGGCGGAAAATCAACTGCTTACCCTGATGCAGGATGAAATCGGACTCGTTAATCGGCTCGGTCTGGGTGTGATTGACCTCCAATTCAAAAATTTTCGGCAATTGCCACAGGATTTTCTCCTCCCGGCCGAAGGTTTTGGCCCGGGAAACGTTCTGCGGGGTGAATTTCCCTTCGAAGTTCCGCTGCCAGACAATCAGGTTTTTCAAATCGTTGTGAAAAAAGGACTGTTCGGCGTTCAATCGGCCCAGAAGAGGGAGCGTGAGCCGGTAGCCGGCCTCGCGGCTTTCCGCTTCCTCCGGCAAAAGATTCGGATTGCCGGCGGCGAAAACATCCTCCTTCCAGAAAAGGGCGTCCAAGGTAGGCAACCGGAAACTTTTTCCCCAGGAACCGAAGAAACGTGCTTGGACGGCCTTGTTCCAATAGAGCGTACCGGAAAAAAGCGGGGAATAGGCCGGAGGTGTAAAGTCCGTCCAGTCAGCCCGCAGGGCGCCGGAGGCAGCGAAGCTCAACGGAGAAGCAAGGGGAAACTGCCGGTCGGCCAGAAGCGCCGCCCCGCCGGCGCGGCGGGTGGTTTTGCCCAAACTTTTGGCCGGGCGGAGGTCATCCGTTCCCTCCAGCGAACTTTCAGTAAAATCGGCGCCGGCCTGCAAGAGCATGCCTGAAGTTTTGCGTCCCGTTTTGGCTTCCAGTTTTTTCTTTTCGCTTTTGTAACGGTTGTCGTAGTTGATGACGAACGAATCGGGAACCTTAAAACGCTGGTTCAGTTTTTCCCAGCTTGCGGCCGGTTCCAGAAACCAGCCGGATTTCCATCGCCTATCAAATTGCAGACTCACCCCGAACCGTTCGTCCCATTCGCTGGAAAGGGGTGTCAAATGCAGAACATCTCCCGGCAGGCCGCGGCGGGCTTTGGCCCAGAAAAAGGAACTTTCCAATTTCCTGTGCCGCAGATTCGCCTGGACACGGTTGGTCCAGTTGTAGCTTCCCTTGCGAA
Coding sequences:
- a CDS encoding TonB-dependent receptor encodes the protein MDFRFSPKAGIFFRLGQTLGFAAILVLGWTDALQAESNLKISGQILDSLSGRPVSGAVVEVIETGAKTTSDTRGEFFFYDLPAGTYQLQVESPSYANQTTATKVFADGETRLEVQLSPIIRTGQPVIVTAESLSSSASQPSLVFDQTELKKSKHLSVAQLLSRSSGMELKAGGVYGSTEQITIRGGAVNQVLVLLDGRPLNSNLRGEADLSFLSLDGLEKIEVYKGAQTARFGPDALAGAVLLFSKKPENSKRIEPKLRPEIGSFGHRSIGGGTNIPIADGTEANFFYQNSSAAGDFDYTYKNQEFVRKGSYNWTNRVQANLRHRKLESSFFWAKARRGLPGDVLHLTPLSSEWDERFGVSLQFDRRWKSGWFLEPAASWEKLNQRFKVPDSFVINYDNRYKSEKKKLEAKTGRKTSGMLLQAGADFTESSLEGTDDLRPAKSLGKTTRRAGGAALLADRQFPLASPLSFAASGALRADWTDFTPPAYSPLFSGTLYWNKAVQARFFGSWGKSFRLPTLDALFWKEDVFAAGNPNLLPEEAESREAGYRLTLPLLGRLNAEQSFFHNDLKNLIVWQRNFEGKFTPQNVSRAKTFGREEKILWQLPKIFELEVNHTQTEPINESDFILHQGKQLIFRPRHIHNARISANHSILVLNLTGRWVGKRFTRAENTKYLPPYETYDAHLSLSPKIWKLDWNFSLAVENFTGRRYEILELFPMPGRSFRFGAEVKW
- a CDS encoding DUF6580 family putative transport protein is translated as MIYFLAVLTVLIRLLPHAPNFAPLGALALLAGMSGDKRKLWLPLAAVFAADLYLGFYSGFLWVYLSYGLLFFTGYGMRQAAGMKKTIALPLSGSMLFFLVSNFGVWASGSLYPPTASGLAQCFLAALPFFRNTLASDLMYFNAFILLAALFGKVSWAKPAPARA
- a CDS encoding YncE family protein; amino-acid sequence: MSKTVVRISRRVAGILLLAIFPNLSFGQSARLWVANGLAETASRIILDSGTVSNHLLTLGIIPNQIVVSDNYLLAVNSGESNIQVFNRNTLAELGTIELGPNKNPWNLVMVDSAAGYVTNFNTNTVSKFNAISRTVLDEFPVGQSPEGLAFARGKIWVCNTGFNPNDFSYGQGELAVIDPAADSVVARINVGTNPQAVKPTPDGKLLAVCTGNFGSISGSLYIIDPTGQTVTDSILTGGQPSTAAVTSGNIAYLPAGGFVGNGNAFKVNLNTKTVERGPGNPIPVGTGATDAVYDIDSGWVYVACFSDGTVKKIGPSDAVVASFQMGDGSVSLDIAYPFRAGDLNGDGQASPADVVALLGCVFSGCAPAPRNSQMDLNRDGHKTPSDVVCELNHVFLGAPLPCR
- a CDS encoding DUF4430 domain-containing protein — encoded protein: MRKLLFATLLLTAALSCGTKEKPAPSGRVDSTLTVRYYGADGKTALELLEASHEVEKKTSSVGSFVEGIDGVKNQEGRFWLYYVNGKPPDVASDRYQTAAGDTIEWRFEKENKEEK